In Lycium ferocissimum isolate CSIRO_LF1 chromosome 11, AGI_CSIRO_Lferr_CH_V1, whole genome shotgun sequence, a single genomic region encodes these proteins:
- the LOC132038003 gene encoding ribose-phosphate pyrophosphokinase 4, with the protein MENGSAVVMKKQVLLYYCVEMEQLARKIASDSDCIHLHSINWRSFDDGFPNLFINNAQNIRGQHVAFLASFSSPAVIFEQLSVIFALPRLFVASFTLVLPFFPTGSFERMEEEGDVATAFTMARIISNIPISRGGPTSVVIYDIHALQERFYFGDHVLPLFETGIPLLKQRLQQLPESEKIVIAFPDDGAWKRFYKQLGHYPAVICNKVREGDKRIVRLKEGNPAGCHVVIVDDLVQSGGTLIECQKVLAAHGAAKVSAYVTHGVFPKRSWERFMHKNDGSEKAFTYFWITDSCPLTVKAIANKAPFEVISLAGSIADALQT; encoded by the exons ATGGAGAACGGTAGTGCAGTGGTGATGAAGAAGCAAGTGCTTCTGTATTACTGTGTTGAAATGGAGCAACTTGCTCGCAAGATTGCTTCTGATTCTGACTGCATTCATCTCCATTCCATTAACTGGAG GAGTTTCGATGATGGTTTTCCAAATCTCTTCATAAACAACGCACAGAATATCCGTGGGCAGCATGTTGCTTTTCTGGCATCTTTCAGCTCACCAGCAGTCATCTTTGAACAACTTTCTGTGATATTTGCTCTTCCAAGGCTATTTGTCGCGTCTTTTACACTTGTATTGCCGTTCTTTCCAACGGGATCCTTTGAACGGATGGAAGAGGAAGGAGATGTGGCTACTGCATTCACCATGGCTAGGATAATATCAAACATTCCAATCTCAAGAGGTGGTCCAACCAGTGTAGTCATCTATGACATCCATGCATTGCAG GAGAGGTTTTATTTTGGAGACCACGTTCTGCCTCTGTTTGAGACTGGAATCCCGCTGTTGAAGCAACGGCTTCAGCAACTTCCAGAGTCTGAGAAG ATAGTAATAGCTTTTCCTGATGATGGAGCTTGGAAGCGGTTCTACAAGCAATTGGGTCATTACCCTGCT GTAATTTGCAATAAAGTCCGGGAGGGTGATAAGAGAATTGTCAGGCTTAAAGAGGGTAATCCTGCCGGCTGTCATGTGGTCATTGTTGATGACTTGGTCCAATCTGGAGGTACCCTAATTGAATGCCAG AAAGTTTTAGCAGCTCATGGTGCAGCAAAGGTTAGTGCATATGTGACCCACGGAGTTTTTCCAAAGCGGTCATGGGAGCGTTTTATGCACAAGAACGATG GTTCAGAGAAAGCATTCACATACTTTTGGATCACAGATTCATGTCCCCTCACGGTGAAAGCCATAGCTAATAAAGCTCCTTTCGAAGTCATAAGTTTGGCAGGATCAATAGCTGATGCACTTCAAACCTGA